From Halanaeroarchaeum sulfurireducens, a single genomic window includes:
- a CDS encoding phospholipase D-like domain-containing protein → MIARLVLALAVVASNGSVSLVGVYPNPATDGDAGEYVLLGSNGETSLEGYALTDGEDTVALPATRIDGTVAITDDPRVAASIANETTVVVDHGLSLANGGESVHLLRDGDPVSTLTYGRAPTAEVWDGTTWCPLGATDLPVATAHSVPVTAFALPDGPTVPAAHLDGADERIVLAGYTLTSTAVADRLLAAHRRGVRVSVLVDESPVGGTPASQITTLNRLAAAGIEVTASGGERARYQHHHAKYAVVDDAVLVTSENWKPAGVGGRASRGWGVVVHDQALADHLGAVFAADAGGLDGQPWPEDPSPGQPDTLADGTYPSRFEPVRTNTDRVRVIVTPDNAERELRGLLDGATESIRIQQVSVDEDGPLLEAAIAAARRGVSVRLLLGSAWYVEGDNAALAANLTRLAGEEDLPLSVKLAEPRSRYDHLHVKGVLVDRKHAVVGSLNWNRHALRENREVAVIVTDDGVGRYYTRLFRADWRGAAWRIHWTTLGAIVIAGLAVVRYANTFDFEPPER, encoded by the coding sequence GTGATCGCCCGCCTGGTCCTCGCGCTCGCCGTCGTGGCGTCGAACGGATCCGTCTCGCTCGTCGGCGTCTATCCCAACCCCGCGACCGACGGCGACGCCGGCGAATACGTCCTTCTCGGGTCGAATGGGGAAACCTCTCTGGAGGGGTACGCGCTCACGGACGGGGAAGACACGGTCGCGCTTCCCGCGACGAGGATCGACGGCACCGTCGCGATAACCGACGATCCACGGGTGGCGGCGTCGATCGCCAACGAAACGACGGTCGTCGTCGACCATGGACTATCGCTCGCGAACGGCGGTGAATCCGTCCACCTGCTGCGGGACGGCGATCCCGTTTCAACGCTCACGTACGGACGGGCGCCGACAGCGGAAGTGTGGGACGGAACGACGTGGTGTCCCCTGGGAGCGACCGATCTGCCGGTCGCCACCGCTCACTCCGTGCCGGTGACGGCGTTCGCGCTCCCTGATGGGCCAACTGTCCCGGCGGCGCACCTCGATGGCGCCGACGAGCGGATCGTCCTCGCGGGGTATACCCTCACCTCGACGGCGGTTGCGGACCGGCTCCTCGCCGCCCACCGGCGGGGCGTGCGCGTCTCGGTTCTCGTCGACGAATCCCCGGTTGGGGGGACGCCCGCCAGTCAGATCACGACGCTGAACCGACTGGCAGCGGCGGGAATCGAGGTGACTGCCTCGGGTGGAGAGCGCGCTCGCTATCAGCACCACCACGCGAAGTACGCCGTCGTCGACGACGCCGTCCTCGTGACCTCCGAGAACTGGAAACCCGCGGGCGTCGGCGGGCGCGCGAGTCGAGGTTGGGGTGTGGTCGTTCACGACCAAGCGCTGGCCGACCACCTCGGGGCCGTGTTCGCGGCGGACGCCGGGGGGCTCGACGGGCAACCGTGGCCGGAGGACCCCTCGCCCGGGCAGCCAGACACGTTGGCCGATGGTACCTACCCGTCGCGGTTCGAACCCGTTCGAACGAACACCGACCGGGTTCGCGTCATCGTTACGCCCGACAACGCGGAACGGGAACTTCGCGGTTTGCTCGATGGCGCCACCGAATCGATCCGAATACAGCAGGTGTCCGTCGACGAGGACGGGCCGCTCCTGGAAGCAGCGATCGCAGCGGCCCGTCGCGGCGTTTCTGTTCGTCTCCTTCTCGGCAGTGCCTGGTACGTCGAGGGGGACAACGCTGCACTCGCAGCGAACCTCACGAGATTGGCCGGCGAAGAGGACCTGCCCCTGTCCGTGAAACTGGCCGAACCACGGTCACGGTACGACCACCTCCACGTCAAAGGCGTTCTCGTCGACCGCAAACACGCTGTGGTCGGGAGCCTCAACTGGAATCGACACGCCTTGCGAGAGAACCGGGAAGTGGCGGTCATCGTGACTGACGACGGCGTCGGCCGGTATTACACCAGGCTGTTTCGGGCCGACTGGCGAGGCGCAGCCTGGCGAATCCACTGGACGACGCTGGGAGCAATCGTGATCGCCGGGCTGGCCGTCGTTCGGTACGCGAACACCTTCGACTTCGAGCCGCCGGAGCGTTAG
- a CDS encoding adenylyltransferase/cytidyltransferase family protein codes for MTRVVAQGTFDIIHPGHVHYLGQAAAMGDELHVIVARRQNVTHKEPPILPNRQRKDVVAALDVVDDARVGNEDDIFAPIEDLDPDVIALGHDQHHDSEAIASELATRGIDCAVRRVSAREPRYDGELLSTRTIIDRILETRSE; via the coding sequence ATGACACGAGTCGTCGCACAGGGAACCTTCGACATCATCCACCCGGGCCACGTTCACTATCTCGGCCAGGCCGCCGCGATGGGTGACGAACTCCACGTCATCGTCGCCCGACGGCAGAACGTGACCCACAAGGAGCCGCCGATACTGCCGAATCGACAGCGAAAAGACGTCGTCGCGGCGCTGGACGTCGTCGACGACGCGCGAGTCGGCAACGAGGACGATATCTTCGCGCCCATCGAGGACCTCGATCCGGACGTGATCGCCCTGGGCCACGATCAGCACCACGATTCCGAGGCGATCGCGTCGGAACTCGCCACGCGCGGGATCGATTGTGCCGTCCGCCGGGTGTCGGCCCGCGAACCCCGATACGACGGCGAACTGCTCTCCACGCGCACGATCATCGATCGCATTCTCGAAACCCGATCCGAGTGA
- a CDS encoding ornithine cyclodeaminase family protein: MVRILTSDDVRPLLKMTDVLTVVEDAIVAQGAGRVERPDRPHFPVGYGLDVNRPLEPMGTGLVMSAYVHGTDYFATKIASVHPDNPRRGFPTTSAQIAVNDAATGQPVAYMDGTHVTGARTGSVGGLAVRELTDGPVRVAVVGAGVQAQWQVRAIDAATTIESVVFHSPHERSRTGVAETMRNELDVDAAPVDDVGAAVSDVDVVVTATTSHEPVFPGDALAEGTVVVGIGSYTDEMQEIDRTTFDRSSQVFADVPKAVEDIGDIQQAGLAGDDLIPFADLLSGTVDPTDGITIVESVGSVVMDVATASYVVDRARERDVGEEVPF; the protein is encoded by the coding sequence ATGGTCCGTATCCTGACCAGCGACGACGTCCGTCCGCTTTTGAAGATGACCGACGTGCTGACGGTCGTCGAAGACGCCATCGTGGCGCAGGGAGCGGGGAGGGTGGAGCGACCGGACCGTCCACATTTTCCGGTGGGGTACGGTCTCGACGTGAACCGCCCGCTGGAGCCGATGGGCACCGGTCTGGTCATGTCGGCGTACGTCCATGGCACGGACTACTTCGCGACGAAAATCGCGAGCGTCCATCCCGACAATCCGCGTCGTGGCTTTCCAACGACCAGTGCCCAGATCGCAGTGAACGACGCGGCGACCGGCCAACCGGTCGCATATATGGATGGGACTCACGTCACGGGGGCGCGAACGGGGAGCGTCGGGGGTCTGGCAGTACGGGAACTCACGGACGGCCCGGTTCGGGTCGCGGTCGTCGGTGCGGGGGTGCAAGCGCAGTGGCAAGTGAGAGCCATCGACGCGGCAACCACGATCGAATCCGTCGTCTTCCATTCACCGCACGAACGCTCCAGAACCGGCGTGGCTGAAACAATGCGGAACGAACTCGATGTCGACGCCGCCCCGGTCGACGACGTTGGTGCCGCCGTCAGCGACGTCGACGTCGTCGTCACGGCCACGACGAGTCACGAACCGGTGTTCCCGGGAGATGCACTCGCGGAGGGCACGGTCGTGGTGGGTATCGGCTCGTATACGGACGAGATGCAGGAGATCGACCGAACGACCTTCGACCGATCGAGCCAGGTCTTTGCCGATGTGCCGAAAGCGGTCGAAGATATCGGTGACATCCAGCAGGCTGGCCTCGCAGGCGACGATCTGATCCCGTTCGCGGATCTCCTCTCCGGCACCGTCGACCCGACAGACGGTATCACGATCGTAGAAAGCGTCGGATCGGTGGTGATGGACGTCGCGACCGCGTCGTACGTGGTCGATCGGGCGCGCGAACGGGACGTTGGTGAGGAGGTTCCGTTTTGA
- a CDS encoding phosphate signaling complex PhoU family protein → MDTRKVQRLGPSTLAMTLPAAWAREQEVEKGDEVTVRESSKGTLTVTPESARGEESEATVHVEKFDVDAVERAIIGQYVLGRRIIHVTAEDTLGSGHINAVYNAETQLMGLGVIEETPDRITIRCSVDPEDFTLDNLLKRLESTGRTMRGEAIKALAHGNDDLARRAQNRERQANKIFVLLLRLIFTAYQNPSLARAVGLRDGFPLIAYRSVAKSLELTADNAEDIADIVCEAEEGTLDVDQATMRRIREFNDQVDELSQLGVEAVVERDYDTTLEARSLFDEIKDREGDILSDLPEMENDELLMVRDVLVALQHTAEYAMRNVEIASNLALNEQSDYTTIV, encoded by the coding sequence ATGGATACGAGGAAGGTACAGCGACTCGGACCGTCGACCCTGGCGATGACGTTACCTGCGGCGTGGGCCCGGGAACAGGAGGTCGAGAAGGGTGACGAGGTCACTGTGCGCGAGAGTAGCAAGGGCACGTTGACGGTCACGCCGGAATCGGCACGAGGCGAGGAGAGCGAGGCGACGGTGCACGTCGAGAAATTCGACGTTGATGCCGTCGAACGGGCGATCATCGGTCAGTACGTACTGGGACGTCGCATCATCCACGTCACCGCGGAGGACACGCTCGGGAGCGGTCACATCAACGCCGTGTACAACGCCGAAACCCAGCTGATGGGGCTGGGAGTCATCGAGGAGACGCCGGATCGCATTACGATCCGGTGCTCGGTCGACCCCGAGGACTTTACCCTCGATAACCTCCTGAAGCGTCTCGAGAGTACGGGACGAACCATGCGCGGCGAGGCCATCAAGGCACTGGCCCATGGCAACGACGACCTCGCTCGGCGGGCCCAAAACCGAGAGCGCCAGGCCAACAAGATTTTCGTGTTGCTCCTTCGGCTGATTTTCACCGCGTATCAGAATCCAAGTCTCGCCAGGGCGGTCGGTCTCAGGGACGGCTTTCCTCTCATCGCGTATCGATCGGTCGCGAAGAGTCTCGAACTGACCGCGGACAACGCAGAGGACATCGCAGACATCGTCTGCGAGGCCGAGGAGGGCACGCTGGACGTCGATCAGGCGACGATGCGGCGCATCCGGGAATTCAACGACCAGGTCGACGAGCTGTCCCAGTTGGGCGTCGAGGCCGTCGTCGAGCGCGATTACGATACGACGCTCGAGGCACGGTCGCTGTTCGACGAGATCAAAGACCGGGAGGGGGACATCCTGTCGGACCTGCCGGAGATGGAAAACGACGAACTATTGATGGTTCGCGATGTCCTGGTCGCCCTCCAGCACACGGCGGAGTACGCGATGCGCAACGTGGAGATCGCGTCGAATCTGGCGCTGAACGAGCAATCTGACTACACGACCATCGTCTGA
- a CDS encoding SRPBCC family protein: protein MTVRVERTFDVDASPEDIWEFIADPAERARAISVVDRFDRRGETTIWHIDLPIPLVRRTLQVRTKDVERNPPTDVKFRGTSKAFTVTGKHTIAKADHSATVSNVFVVEGRAPGVERFFERNFEEEIGNLERALRRYLDEQ from the coding sequence ATGACCGTTCGGGTCGAACGGACGTTCGACGTCGACGCCTCGCCGGAGGACATCTGGGAGTTCATCGCAGACCCGGCCGAACGGGCCCGTGCCATTAGCGTCGTCGATCGGTTCGATCGGCGAGGGGAGACGACCATCTGGCACATCGATCTCCCGATCCCCCTCGTTCGCAGGACCCTTCAGGTCCGAACGAAAGACGTCGAGCGGAATCCGCCGACGGACGTCAAATTCAGGGGCACGTCGAAGGCGTTCACGGTGACCGGGAAACACACCATAGCGAAGGCTGACCACTCCGCAACGGTCTCGAACGTCTTCGTCGTTGAGGGACGGGCCCCAGGCGTGGAACGGTTTTTCGAACGAAACTTCGAGGAAGAGATCGGCAATCTCGAACGAGCGCTCCGCCGCTACCTCGACGAACAATGA
- a CDS encoding RIO1 family regulatory kinase/ATPase domain-containing protein: MGIRQLLRGTLGWNRLEAVAREIAIRYDRPVVRMTFLDAENWLSTPCVVDEDWFVKIISPRNAFVHALFTGARNLGAVTAGGEGFFERATGPVEMARHELEATRRMQEIGVNAPEPIEAFEVNGLGVVVMEYLEDFTTLDALPAEVVDEYAVDLFEALSTMHAHDLAHGDLREENVLVHDDQLFFIDATNVDESQIDDARSYDVACALGALEPYIGASAAVEAAAQFYPESDLREVTDFLPFVNLRPDHDFNPRTVRDAIDAIESDE; the protein is encoded by the coding sequence ATGGGGATTCGTCAGTTGCTCCGGGGGACGCTCGGCTGGAACAGACTCGAGGCGGTCGCCCGCGAGATTGCGATCAGATACGATCGGCCGGTCGTCCGCATGACGTTTCTGGACGCCGAGAACTGGCTGTCGACCCCGTGTGTCGTGGACGAGGACTGGTTCGTGAAGATTATCTCTCCCCGTAATGCCTTCGTTCACGCGCTGTTTACCGGCGCGCGAAACCTCGGCGCGGTCACGGCCGGGGGCGAGGGGTTTTTCGAACGTGCGACGGGCCCCGTCGAAATGGCACGCCACGAACTCGAGGCGACCCGTCGGATGCAGGAGATCGGCGTGAATGCCCCGGAGCCAATCGAGGCCTTCGAGGTGAACGGACTGGGTGTCGTGGTCATGGAGTATCTGGAGGACTTCACCACTCTGGACGCGCTCCCGGCCGAGGTCGTCGACGAGTACGCCGTTGACCTCTTCGAGGCGTTATCGACGATGCACGCTCACGATCTGGCGCATGGCGATCTCCGCGAAGAGAACGTCCTCGTCCACGACGACCAGCTGTTTTTCATCGACGCCACCAACGTCGATGAATCGCAGATCGACGACGCGCGGTCCTACGACGTGGCGTGCGCGCTGGGAGCGCTGGAACCGTACATCGGTGCGTCGGCCGCAGTGGAAGCCGCCGCACAGTTCTACCCGGAGTCGGACCTCCGGGAGGTGACGGATTTTCTTCCGTTCGTTAACCTGCGGCCCGACCATGACTTCAACCCGAGGACCGTGCGGGACGCGATCGACGCGATCGAAAGCGATGAATGA
- a CDS encoding DHH family phosphoesterase: MTNVSTADDAGESQAVVQLAPGCTREDVTEGERYVARVNGVVDYGIFVDLSENVSGLVHESTLSRQYEVGDELVVELAEIRQNGDLSFEPADIEPENVVERAPSYDRTATAVLRQNVGQTVHLEGEVVQVKQTGGPTIFRVRDETAIVPCTAFEGAGVRAHAAVEVGDVVHVRGVVETREDSVQVEVDDIERLNDDRERSVRNRLEAAVAERAEPPELDPLVDWPALEQMLPELRRVARRLRRTVLESRPIRIRHHADGDGMCAAVPVQLALERLIEKTHAEPSAKRHQLKRLPSKAPYYEMEDATRDLNYSLGDRDRHGQKLPLLLMLDNGSTEEDRPAYRTLDHYDIPIIVLDHHHPDPEAVEPFVEEHVNPYLHGEDYRITAGMLSVELARMIDPTLTDELRHVPAVAGLSDRSKADAMDDYLALAKEAGHSRDSLEEIGEALDYEAYMLRYDAGRTLIYDVLGIDDVDEARHRDLVTFLDDRAGDAVDAQLDDAMSHVDHERIANGAHLYRLDLDAHAHRFTYPAPGKTTGEIHDRKVTETREPVISIGYGPDFAVLRSDGVRLDIPQMVSDLNDELPGAGVSGGGHLVVGSIRFVPGMREAVLDALVEKMADAEIDEALSSTLDR, translated from the coding sequence ATGACTAACGTTTCTACGGCCGACGATGCCGGCGAGAGCCAGGCCGTCGTCCAACTCGCTCCCGGCTGTACCCGGGAGGACGTGACGGAGGGCGAACGGTACGTCGCCCGCGTCAACGGTGTCGTCGACTACGGTATCTTCGTGGATCTCTCCGAGAACGTCTCCGGCCTCGTTCACGAATCCACTCTCTCCCGACAGTACGAGGTCGGCGACGAACTCGTCGTCGAACTCGCAGAGATTCGACAAAACGGGGATCTGAGCTTCGAACCGGCCGATATCGAACCGGAGAACGTGGTCGAACGGGCTCCGAGCTACGATCGGACGGCGACCGCTGTTCTCCGCCAGAACGTCGGTCAGACGGTCCATCTGGAGGGAGAAGTCGTCCAGGTCAAGCAGACGGGTGGCCCCACGATCTTCCGGGTGCGCGACGAAACGGCCATCGTCCCGTGTACCGCCTTCGAGGGAGCAGGCGTCCGCGCGCATGCGGCGGTCGAGGTTGGGGACGTCGTCCACGTTCGGGGCGTCGTGGAGACCCGTGAGGACTCCGTACAGGTCGAGGTCGACGACATCGAACGTCTGAACGATGATCGGGAACGTTCGGTGCGGAACCGACTGGAGGCCGCCGTCGCCGAACGCGCCGAACCACCGGAACTCGATCCACTGGTCGATTGGCCCGCGCTCGAGCAGATGCTCCCGGAACTCCGTCGTGTGGCTCGGCGGCTCCGTCGGACGGTCCTCGAAAGCCGACCGATCCGCATTCGACACCACGCTGACGGCGACGGGATGTGTGCGGCCGTTCCGGTGCAACTCGCCCTGGAACGGCTCATCGAGAAAACACACGCCGAACCGTCGGCGAAACGCCATCAACTCAAGCGACTCCCGAGCAAGGCGCCCTACTACGAGATGGAAGACGCCACCCGGGATCTGAACTACTCGCTGGGCGATCGGGACCGTCACGGGCAGAAACTTCCACTGTTGCTCATGCTCGACAACGGGAGCACGGAGGAGGACCGCCCGGCGTATCGAACCCTCGATCACTACGACATCCCGATCATCGTTCTCGACCACCATCACCCGGACCCGGAGGCGGTCGAACCGTTCGTCGAAGAGCACGTGAACCCCTATCTTCACGGTGAGGACTACCGGATCACGGCGGGGATGTTGAGCGTCGAACTGGCCCGGATGATCGATCCCACGTTGACCGACGAACTCCGACACGTCCCCGCAGTCGCCGGCCTCTCGGATCGGTCGAAAGCCGACGCAATGGATGATTATCTCGCGCTTGCGAAAGAGGCGGGTCACTCCCGTGACTCCCTGGAGGAGATCGGCGAAGCCCTAGACTACGAGGCGTACATGCTCCGGTACGACGCGGGACGCACCCTCATCTACGACGTTCTCGGCATCGACGACGTGGACGAGGCGCGTCACCGCGACCTCGTCACGTTCCTCGACGATCGGGCGGGCGACGCCGTCGACGCACAGCTTGACGACGCCATGAGCCACGTCGACCACGAACGCATCGCCAACGGCGCCCACCTCTACCGGCTCGACCTCGACGCCCATGCCCATCGCTTCACCTATCCCGCCCCCGGCAAGACGACGGGGGAGATTCACGACCGAAAGGTCACCGAAACGAGGGAGCCGGTGATTTCCATCGGGTACGGCCCCGATTTCGCCGTTCTCAGGAGCGATGGGGTACGCCTCGATATCCCGCAGATGGTGAGCGACTTGAACGACGAGCTCCCCGGGGCCGGCGTGAGCGGTGGCGGTCACCTGGTCGTCGGAAGCATCCGATTCGTCCCGGGCATGCGTGAGGCGGTCCTCGACGCCCTCGTCGAAAAGATGGCCGATGCGGAGATCGACGAGGCTCTGTCGAGTACGCTCGACCGCTAA
- a CDS encoding Mov34/MPN/PAD-1 family protein encodes MRLGSRPPVVGIAAETLDFAREAARDAHPNEYLGVLQATPSADLDGFRDRDGVVVTDILVIPATKSGPTSATMRRHLVPNDNRTVGSIHSHPSGVLRPSDEDRQTFGAGVVHVILGAPYGPDDWRAFDSEGERRSLPVLDVDLPDPESFFDFTQEDIDEELE; translated from the coding sequence ATGCGCCTCGGTTCGCGGCCTCCCGTCGTCGGAATTGCGGCGGAGACGCTCGATTTCGCCCGGGAAGCCGCGAGGGATGCCCATCCGAACGAATACCTTGGCGTCCTTCAGGCGACGCCCTCTGCCGACCTCGATGGATTTAGGGATCGGGATGGCGTCGTCGTCACGGACATTCTGGTCATTCCCGCGACGAAATCCGGCCCGACGAGTGCGACGATGCGACGACATCTCGTGCCGAACGACAATCGAACCGTCGGGTCGATTCATTCCCACCCGAGTGGCGTCTTGCGACCGAGCGACGAGGACAGACAGACCTTCGGGGCCGGCGTCGTTCACGTCATTCTCGGTGCCCCCTACGGCCCCGACGACTGGCGAGCGTTCGATAGCGAGGGAGAACGACGCTCGCTTCCCGTGCTGGACGTCGACCTCCCCGACCCGGAATCGTTCTTCGACTTCACCCAGGAAGATATCGACGAGGAGCTCGAATGA
- a CDS encoding DUF7525 family protein gives MSTTTSNSATDLDTGIGILFGLLAAVSAGILYIDGVLGGLGYGAAVVFGALLMVSLHVYH, from the coding sequence ATGTCGACAACGACGAGCAACTCGGCAACGGACCTCGATACCGGAATCGGAATACTCTTCGGCCTGTTGGCTGCTGTCTCGGCAGGCATCCTCTACATCGACGGAGTTCTCGGTGGACTGGGATACGGCGCAGCAGTCGTCTTCGGAGCTCTCCTCATGGTCTCTCTACACGTCTATCACTGA
- a CDS encoding DUF7123 family protein, which produces MSEYTEAERRILAYLRDSVSGGEGYFRAKNIADALGLSAKQVGVRLADLAEKSDDVDIEKWGRSRSTTWRVERA; this is translated from the coding sequence ATGTCCGAATACACAGAGGCGGAGCGTCGCATCCTCGCGTACCTCCGGGACAGCGTCTCCGGCGGGGAGGGGTACTTTCGGGCGAAGAACATCGCCGATGCCCTCGGCCTCTCCGCAAAGCAGGTGGGCGTCCGGCTCGCGGACCTCGCGGAGAAATCGGACGACGTCGACATCGAGAAGTGGGGGCGGTCCCGGTCGACGACCTGGCGGGTCGAACGGGCCTGA
- a CDS encoding carbon-nitrogen family hydrolase — MKLALAQLDIGEGAVETNRRRAVEAIETAADRGADLVGLPELWNVGFFAFDRYRELAEPLDGPTLSMIRETASSRDVGVMAGSIVEDLAASDGDGPADDGLANTTVLFDRDGNRLATYRKRHLFGYESEESDLLVPGETFGVGEFEGFTIGLSTCYDLRFPELYRELADRDVTLALVPSAWPYPRVEHWKTLSRARAVENLFYVATINGAAEFDAATLLGRSTVYDPWGTEIASSGDQPTLVLADIDPNRVNEVRDAFPALVDRRD, encoded by the coding sequence ATGAAACTGGCACTGGCACAACTTGACATCGGCGAGGGGGCAGTCGAGACGAACCGCCGCCGCGCAGTCGAGGCCATCGAGACCGCAGCCGACCGCGGGGCGGACCTCGTTGGACTACCGGAGCTGTGGAACGTGGGGTTTTTCGCCTTCGATCGGTACCGAGAACTCGCCGAACCGCTGGATGGCCCGACCCTCTCGATGATCCGTGAGACGGCGTCGTCACGTGACGTGGGTGTCATGGCCGGCAGTATCGTCGAGGACCTGGCCGCCAGCGACGGCGACGGGCCGGCCGACGACGGGCTGGCGAACACGACCGTCCTCTTCGACCGCGACGGGAACCGCCTCGCAACGTACCGTAAACGCCACCTCTTCGGGTACGAATCCGAGGAGAGCGACCTGCTCGTTCCTGGAGAAACCTTCGGCGTCGGCGAGTTCGAGGGGTTCACCATCGGCTTGAGTACCTGTTATGACCTCAGATTTCCGGAACTCTATCGCGAACTGGCCGACCGGGACGTCACGCTCGCTCTCGTCCCGAGTGCCTGGCCATACCCCCGTGTCGAGCACTGGAAGACACTCTCGAGAGCGCGTGCCGTCGAGAACCTCTTTTACGTCGCCACGATCAATGGTGCGGCGGAGTTCGACGCAGCGACGCTCCTCGGCCGATCGACCGTATACGATCCCTGGGGGACGGAAATTGCGAGTTCTGGCGACCAGCCCACGCTCGTTCTCGCCGACATCGATCCCAATCGGGTGAATGAGGTTCGCGATGCGTTTCCCGCCCTCGTGGATCGTCGAGATTGA
- a CDS encoding HEAT repeat domain-containing protein: MSDGDDESETTPDETEVDPQVTEFESRMDDAEALLEDAETEPDLDDVDATLDEIESDLDAAEIPVVEPEDEDEEPEDPKEDLESRLEDLRDDVEEERGPYGEDVVDAIDDVRSTISETRWADEGTDELAAAIESFIDAFGEFYDVDFGTPVADPSELTHELQTAMERVEDADLDADDDAETIAGLLEVADDLSDDVDASTAWLDLKVREQLRREGFYEPIEGNKFKDFPPEWSALKVWEKRDNPEMVLLLLDKMGDSDFIQRHCIEALSHMGTTEGLDALTKLVKRRNERAIEAIGKIGSEDGVAAVKSHAESDGNPSLQTVSLKALGAIGSEETTESVAQQLAVDNASVRSQAARSLGMIGDTRAIEPLADVLEDDDEDNVVRASAAWALVQIGTERALEAAAAHAEERSYIVSVEATKAEKALEEPVPA, translated from the coding sequence ATGAGCGACGGGGACGACGAGTCAGAAACGACTCCCGACGAGACAGAGGTAGATCCGCAAGTGACGGAGTTCGAATCGCGAATGGACGACGCAGAGGCACTCCTCGAGGACGCCGAGACCGAACCGGACCTCGACGACGTCGATGCGACCCTCGACGAGATCGAATCCGACCTCGACGCGGCGGAGATTCCCGTTGTCGAGCCCGAGGACGAAGACGAGGAGCCAGAGGATCCAAAAGAGGACCTCGAATCGCGTCTCGAGGACCTCCGCGACGACGTCGAAGAAGAACGCGGCCCCTACGGCGAGGACGTCGTCGACGCGATCGACGACGTGCGTTCGACGATCTCCGAGACGCGCTGGGCAGACGAGGGGACCGACGAACTCGCCGCCGCAATCGAATCGTTCATCGACGCGTTCGGTGAATTCTATGATGTCGACTTCGGCACGCCGGTCGCCGACCCATCGGAGCTGACCCACGAGCTACAGACGGCCATGGAGCGGGTCGAAGACGCCGACCTCGACGCTGACGACGACGCCGAAACCATCGCCGGACTGCTGGAGGTCGCCGACGATCTGTCCGACGACGTCGATGCCTCGACGGCCTGGCTCGACCTGAAGGTACGTGAGCAGCTCCGACGCGAGGGATTTTACGAACCGATCGAGGGGAACAAATTCAAGGATTTCCCCCCGGAATGGAGCGCGCTGAAAGTCTGGGAGAAACGCGACAACCCCGAAATGGTCCTGTTGCTCCTGGACAAGATGGGCGACTCGGACTTCATCCAGCGGCACTGTATCGAGGCCCTCTCGCACATGGGAACCACGGAGGGGCTGGACGCACTGACCAAGCTAGTAAAACGCCGTAACGAACGTGCCATCGAGGCCATCGGCAAGATCGGCTCCGAAGATGGCGTAGCCGCCGTCAAAAGCCACGCGGAGTCGGATGGGAATCCATCCCTGCAGACGGTCTCGCTCAAGGCGCTGGGCGCGATTGGCAGTGAGGAGACCACCGAAAGCGTCGCTCAGCAACTGGCCGTCGACAACGCGTCCGTTCGGAGTCAGGCCGCCCGCTCGCTGGGAATGATCGGGGACACCCGGGCGATCGAACCGCTCGCGGACGTTCTCGAGGACGACGACGAGGACAACGTCGTGCGCGCGAGCGCGGCGTGGGCACTCGTCCAGATCGGCACCGAGCGTGCACTCGAAGCCGCCGCGGCACACGCCGAGGAGAGGTCCTACATCGTTTCCGTCGAGGCGACGAAGGCGGAGAAGGCACTCGAAGAACCCGTGCCGGCCTAA